Genomic DNA from Mesorhizobium sp. 131-2-1:
GCCAGACGCGGTCGATAAATCTTGTTCGGCCGGCGCCAGTCGATCCCGTCCAGAAGCAGCGAAAGCTGTGCCTTAGTGAGCGACACGGTCACCTGATCCTTGGTGGTCGGCCAGGCGAAACAACCATCGGAAAGCCGTTTTGTAAAAAGGCAGAACCCCTGGTCGTCATGCGCCAAAATCTTGATGATATGACCCTTGCGTCCACGGAAGCAGAAGATCGCGCCGGTATGCGGTTAGGTGGCGCGCCACCTAACCGCATTTATGCATCGGGTGAGATTTTGTGGCGGAGCCGTCCTGGCGCCAGCCGGGGTCTGCCAAATCTGGCTTCCTCCGCCACATAATATTTCATGCCTCTCTGACGGACGCGGGATCCCCCTGCGTCGCAATGCCGGAGGGGCAATATGCTCGACTTCTATTTTTCGTATCGTGGGGTACTCAAGCGCCTGCGTAGCGGTGCGCTCGGCGGCGAGATGGATCGCCTCGCGGAGCATTTCTTCACGCTTGGTTACAAGCGAGCATCGGCCAAGTGTTATCTGAGCCGGATTGCGCACTTTAGCCAGTTTGCCGCGACGCGCTCTGGTCCGATGCCGATCCTTCAAGATGTCGTCGATAGCTATTTGCGTACGTTTACTACGGATTCTCCGCGCATTGGGGCAGTGTCGGCGCTGGGACACGCACGGCGAGTGGCTCCGGAGCGGTTCATTGTTTCCGTTCCAAATAAAGAGGATGATCCGGACGCCCCGCTTCTGGCCTCCTTTTCGGACTATCTGCGTAGGGTACGGGGCCTGGAGCCGAAGACCCTCGAAGGCGTTCTTCTGGGCGGCCGCCGCTTTCTGGATTGGTTCCACCACCACCATCCTCGGCAAAACCTGGAGATGTTGACGGCTGAGCACGTCCTCGCTGCTGCCGAACATCGGCTGTCGCTATCGGCGACCTCCAGCAGCCGCACGGCAGCGACTTCTCACATTCGAACATTTCTTCGGTTTTTGTATTGGGCTGGCCACCATCGCCAAGATCTCGCCTGCCTTGTCCCAAGGACGCCCTCTTGGCGTTTAGCACATTTGCCGCCGCGCCTTGCATGGGATGACGTTCGGCAGGCGATCGATGCGATCGGCGCAACGACACCGGTCGACATCCGCGATCGAGCCGTCCTGCTGCTGCTCGCCACCACGGGCATTCGCAACGGCGAGTTACGCGCCATTCGGCTGAAGGATATCGACTGGCGTACCGGCGAGGTTTTTGTCCGGCGCACCAAGGGCAAACGTGATCGGGTGGTGCCACTCCTCGAGGAGACCGGCGCCGCACTCGCCGATTACATCCTGCGCGCTCGACCGAAGGTGGACAGTCCGTATCTGTTCCTGTCCTTCAAGCCGCCGCTGGGACCGTTC
This window encodes:
- a CDS encoding site-specific integrase, with product MLDFYFSYRGVLKRLRSGALGGEMDRLAEHFFTLGYKRASAKCYLSRIAHFSQFAATRSGPMPILQDVVDSYLRTFTTDSPRIGAVSALGHARRVAPERFIVSVPNKEDDPDAPLLASFSDYLRRVRGLEPKTLEGVLLGGRRFLDWFHHHHPRQNLEMLTAEHVLAAAEHRLSLSATSSSRTAATSHIRTFLRFLYWAGHHRQDLACLVPRTPSWRLAHLPPRLAWDDVRQAIDAIGATTPVDIRDRAVLLLLATTGIRNGELRAIRLKDIDWRTGEVFVRRTKGKRDRVVPLLEETGAALADYILRARPKVDSPYLFLSFKPPLGPFTCASPVSRIVRKRLRHGGVELGRVAGAHLLRHSLATQLVRQRRPINEIADLLGHRSINTTALYVKVAASQLAEVALPFPGGAV